One Coregonus clupeaformis isolate EN_2021a unplaced genomic scaffold, ASM2061545v1 scaf2698, whole genome shotgun sequence genomic window carries:
- the LOC121558994 gene encoding tubulin alpha-1A chain-like translates to MRECISVHVGQAGVQMGNACWELYCLEHGIQPDGQMPSDKTIGGGDDSFNTFFSETGAGKHVPRAVFVDLEPTVIDEVRTGTYRQLFHPEQLITGKEDAANNYARGHYTIGKEIIDLVLDRTRKLADQCTGLQGFLIFHSFGGGTGSGFTSLLMERLSVDYGKKSKLEFAVYPAPQVSTAVVEPYNSILTTHTTLEHSDCAFMVDNEAIYDICRRNLDIERPTHTNLNRLIGQIVSSITASLRFDGALNVDLTEFQTNLVPYPRIHFPLATYAPVISAEKAYHEMLSVAEITNACFEPANQMVKCDPRHGKYMACCLLYRGDVVPKDVNSAIATIKTKRTIQFVDWCPTGFKVGINYQPPTVVPGGDLAKVQRAVCMLSNTTAIAEAWARLDHKFDLMYAKRAFVHWYVGEGMEEGEFSEAREDMAALEKDYEEVGTDSVGDEGEEEGEEY, encoded by the exons ATG CGTGAATGCATCTCTGTCCACGTCGGCCAGGCAGGTGTCCAGATGGGCAATGCATGCTGGGAACTGTACTGCCTGGAACATGggatccagcctgatggacagaTGCCCAGTGATAAGACTATTGGTGGGGGAGATGACTCCTTCAACACCTTCTTCAGTGAGACTGGGGCTGGCAAACATGTTCCTCGTGCAGTCTTTGTGGACCTGGAGCCAACCGTCATCG ATGAAGTACGCACAGGTACCTACCGCCAGCTGTTCCACCCTGAGCAGCTGATCACAGGCAAGGAGGATGCTGCCAACAACTATGCCCGTGGTCACTACACCATTGGCAAGGAGATCATCGACCTTGTACTTGACAGGACGCGCAAACTG GCTGACCAGTGCACTGGTCTCCAGGGCTTCCTGATCTTCCACAGCTTTGGAGGCGGCACCGGCTCTGGTTTCACCTCCCTGCTGATGGAACGTCTCTCTGTCGATTATGGGAAGAAGTCCAAGCTTGAATTTGCTGTTTACCCAGCTCCCCAGGTGTCCACTGCTGTGGTGGAGCCTTACAACTCCATCCTGACCACCCACACCACCCTGGAGCACTCCGACTGTGCCTTCATGGTGGACAATGAGGCCATCTATGACATCTGCCGCAGGAACCTAGACATTGAGCGCCCCACCCACACCAACCtcaacaggctgattggtcagatCGTCTCCTCCATCACCGCCTCCCTGCGTTTCGATGGAGCCCTCAATGTGgatctgacagagttccagaccaACTTGGTGCCCTACCCCCGTATCCACTTCCCTCTGGCCACCTACGCTCCAGTCATCTCTGCTGAGAAAGCCTATCACGAGATGCTATCAGTGGCTGAGATCACCAACGCCTGCTTTGAGCCAGCCAATCAGATGGTGAAATGTGACCCACGTCACGGCAAGTACATGGCCTGCTGTTTGCTGTATCGTGGTGACGTTGTGCCCAAAGATGTCAACTCTGCCATCGCCACCATCAAGACCAAGCGCACCATCCAGTTTGTGGACTGGTGTCCCACTGGCTTCAAGGTTGGTATCAACTACCAGCCACCCACAGTGGTCCCTGGAGGAGATCTGGCCAAGGTCCAGAGAGCTGTGTGCATGCTGAGCAACACCACTGCCATCGCTGAGGCCTGGGCCAGGCTTGACCACAAGTTTGACCTGATGTACGCCAAGAGGGCCTTTGTGCACTGGTATGTGGGAGAGGGCATGGAAGAGGGAGAGTTCTCAGAGGCCAGAGAAGACATGGCAGCCCTGGAGAAGGATTATGAAGAGGTGGGCACTGACAGTGTAGGGgacgagggggaggaggagggagaagaataTTAA